The proteins below come from a single Papaver somniferum cultivar HN1 chromosome 11, ASM357369v1, whole genome shotgun sequence genomic window:
- the LOC113324511 gene encoding uncharacterized protein LOC113324511: MVQDSWNAPLEGNPTYVFAQKLKRLKAYMKVWNQQVFGNVYVRLKQAQLRLQNALRIADENPFDLHKNNVMKEVSVEVNNIRMQLATMLKQKSKNQWLVEGASNTSFFHNNIRILRSSNAISELVDDHGVTISDCDHIRDLAVNYFINKFNGDVSVPVDSLFDVEHESITIEESGHTDQTPSFEEIYEAVFSLGADSAPGPYGVLGNLVSEEQVAFMKGRNIHENISLASEMVNEIQIKRKDGNVGLKLDITQALDTISWSFILEVFRSIDRGIRQGDPLSPLIFVLIEDVLSRNITKLFREGARPTIVSRKGISPTHLFFADDIMIYCKGNMKSLRNHVALLGYYQRASGQTVSRAKSKIYYGGGSLRRRATISDFLGMPIATFTVFEG, from the exons ATGGTGCAGGATAGTTGGAATGCTCCTTTGGAGGGGAATCCAACTTATGTTTTTGCTCAGAAATTAAAAAGGCTCAAGGCTTATATGAAGGTATGGAATCAACAGGTTTTTGGTAATGTTTATGTCAGATTGAAGCAAGCGCAACTTAGGCTTCAGAATGCTTTAAGAATAGCTGATGAAAACCCTTTTGATTTGCATAAAAATAATGTGATGAAAGAAGTGTCAGTTGAAGTTAATAACATTCGTATGCAGTTGGCTACAATGTTGAAGCAAAAATCTAAAAATCAGTGGTTGGTTGAGGGTGCAAGTAACACTAGTTTCTTTCACAATAATATTAGGATTCTAAGGAGTAGTAATGCTATTTCGGAGCTTGTGGATGATCATGGGGTGACTATTTCAGATTGTGATCATATTAGAGATCTTGCGGTGAACTATTTTATAAACAAATTCAACGGAGATGTTTCTGTCCCTGTGGACTCTCTTTTTGATGTGGAGCATGAGAGTATTACGATTGAGGAGAGTGGTCATACAGATCAAACTCCTTCTTTTGAAGAAATTTATGAAGCGGTGTTCTCTTTGGGTGCGGATAGTGCTCCAGGGCCTTATGG TGTTTTGGGTAATCTTGTTTCTGAGGAGCAGGTTGCTTTTATGAAGggtagaaatatccatgaaaataTTAGCCTTGCttcggagatggtgaatgaaaTCCAAATCAAACGGAAAGATGGAAATGTTGGTTTGAAGCTGGATATTACACAAGCATTAGATACAATTAGTTGGAGTTTTATTTTGGAGGTGTTTAGAAG TATAGATAGAGGGATTCGTCAGGGGGATCCGCTATCTCCACTGATTTTTGtgttgattgaggatgttcttagtagaaataTCACGAAGCTTTTTCGTGAGGGTGCTAGGCCCACTATAGTCTCAAGAAAAGGTATCTCTCCCACCCATTTGTTTTTTGCTGACGACATTATGATTtattgcaagggaaatatgaagagcttGAGAAATCATGTAGCTCTTTTGGGTTATTATCAGCGTGCTTCTGGCCAAACTGTTAGTCGAGCTAAGAGTAAAATATATTATGGAGGAGGTTCTTTGCGGAGGAGAGCAACGATTTCTGATTTTTTGGGGATGCCTATTGCGACTTTCACGGTGTTTGaggggtga